In Chelonoidis abingdonii isolate Lonesome George chromosome 15, CheloAbing_2.0, whole genome shotgun sequence, the following are encoded in one genomic region:
- the NPS gene encoding LOW QUALITY PROTEIN: neuropeptide S (The sequence of the model RefSeq protein was modified relative to this genomic sequence to represent the inferred CDS: deleted 1 base in 1 codon; substituted 1 base at 1 genomic stop codon) produces MYVYIKFSFKNIKLIXVFSCSLFRLNFILIIWISTMHLWGCYPTVPSTLSRKSDYCLILLNSCLAKLDRGEELTFLNPFLEKSFIKRSFRNGVGSGIKKTSFQRAN; encoded by the exons atgtatgtatatattaagttttcc tttaaaaacattaaactaaTTTGAGTTTTTTCTTGCAGTCTGTTCAGGTTaaacttcattttaattatttggaTCTCAACAATGCACCTATGGGGGTGTTACCCAACTGTCCCTTCTACG CTGTCCAGGAAATCTGATTACTGTCTCATCCTGCTGAATAGCTGCTTAGCCAAGCTGGACAGGGGTGAAGAATTGACTTTTCTAAATCCTTTCCTGGAGAAGTCTTTCATTAAAAGGTCCTTTCGCAATGGAGTTGGATCAGGAATTAAAAAAACTTCCTTTCAAAGAGCAAATTAA